In Prunus dulcis chromosome 2, ALMONDv2, whole genome shotgun sequence, a single genomic region encodes these proteins:
- the LOC117619184 gene encoding metal tolerance protein 11 isoform X2 has product MVEPVTPDCDEERSLLQESSNVEGSWRLNFDGFQVSSEHKEKRPPRGLHDCLGVLGPEDNVAEYYQQQVEMLEGFTEMDALAERGFIPGMSKEEQEKLANSETFAIRISNVANMVLFAAKVYASLRSGSLAIIASTLDSLLDLLSGFILWFTAFSMQTPNPYQYPIGKKRMQPLGILVFASVMATLGLQIILESIRTLASDLALYTIRTWSLTVLENVNSLVGKSAAPEYLQKLTYLCWNHHKAVRHIDTVRAYTFGSHYFVEVDIVLPADMPLQVAHDIGETLQEKLELLPEIERAFVHLDYEFSHKPEHAQSHS; this is encoded by the exons ATGGTGGAGCCGGTGACGCCCGACTGCGACGAGGAGCGCTCGCTCCTGCAAGAGTCGAGCAATGTTGAAGGGTCGTGGCGGTTGAACTTCGACGGTTTCCAGGTATCCTCTGAGCACAAGGAGAAAAGGCCTCCCCGTGGCCTCCATGACTGCCTTGGGGTTCTAG GCCCGGAAGATAATGTGGCAGAGTACTACCAACAACAGGTAGAAATGCTTGAGGGCTTTACCGAGATGGATGCCTTAGCGGAGCGTGGTTTTATTCCTGGAATGTCAAAG GAAGAGCAGGAAAAGTTGGCAAACAGTGAGACATTTGCCATCAGAATATCAAATGTTGCAAACATGGTTCTTTTTGCAGCTAAAGTTTATGCATCTCTCAGAAGTGGTTCATTAGCCATCATCGCATCCACGTTAGACTCATTGCTCGATCTTTTGTCTGGCTTCATCCTGTGGTTTACTGCATTCTCCATGCAAACCCCTAACCCATATCAGTACCCTATCGGGAAGAAACGCATGCAGCCATTG GGAATCCTTGTTTTTGCCTCTGTCATGGCAACCCTGGGACTGCAGATCATCCTAGAGTCAATTCGCACACTAGCTTCTGAT CTGGCCTTGTACACCATTCGCACCTGGTCCTTGACGGTTTTGGAAAATGTGAATTCCCTAGTTGGAAAATCAGCTGCTCCAGAATATCTACAAAAACTAACATACCTTTGTTGGAACCATCACAAGGCGGTACGGCATATAGATACTGTGCGGGCTTACACCTTTGGCTCTCACTACTTTGTTGAGGTTGACATTGTCCTGCCAGCAGACATGCCCCTGCAAGTGGCGCATGACATAGGAGAAACGCTGCAGGAGAAGCTCGAGCTCTTGCCCGAAATCGAGCGTGCCTTTGTTCATCTAGATTATGAGTTCAGTCACAAGCCCGAGCACGCACAGTCACACTCATAA
- the LOC117619184 gene encoding metal tolerance protein 11 isoform X1 has translation MVEPVTPDCDEERSLLQESSNVEGSWRLNFDGFQVSSEHKEKRPPRGLHDCLGVLGPEDNVAEYYQQQVEMLEGFTEMDALAERGFIPGMSKEEQEKLANSETFAIRISNVANMVLFAAKVYASLRSGSLAIIASTLDSLLDLLSGFILWFTAFSMQTPNPYQYPIGKKRMQPLGILVFASVMATLGLQIILESIRTLASDEDGFSLTKDQERWVVGIMLSVTLVKLLLMLYCRTFKNEIVKAYAQDHFFDVITNIIGLVAVLLAKYFDDWMDPVGAVILALYTIRTWSLTVLENVNSLVGKSAAPEYLQKLTYLCWNHHKAVRHIDTVRAYTFGSHYFVEVDIVLPADMPLQVAHDIGETLQEKLELLPEIERAFVHLDYEFSHKPEHAQSHS, from the exons ATGGTGGAGCCGGTGACGCCCGACTGCGACGAGGAGCGCTCGCTCCTGCAAGAGTCGAGCAATGTTGAAGGGTCGTGGCGGTTGAACTTCGACGGTTTCCAGGTATCCTCTGAGCACAAGGAGAAAAGGCCTCCCCGTGGCCTCCATGACTGCCTTGGGGTTCTAG GCCCGGAAGATAATGTGGCAGAGTACTACCAACAACAGGTAGAAATGCTTGAGGGCTTTACCGAGATGGATGCCTTAGCGGAGCGTGGTTTTATTCCTGGAATGTCAAAG GAAGAGCAGGAAAAGTTGGCAAACAGTGAGACATTTGCCATCAGAATATCAAATGTTGCAAACATGGTTCTTTTTGCAGCTAAAGTTTATGCATCTCTCAGAAGTGGTTCATTAGCCATCATCGCATCCACGTTAGACTCATTGCTCGATCTTTTGTCTGGCTTCATCCTGTGGTTTACTGCATTCTCCATGCAAACCCCTAACCCATATCAGTACCCTATCGGGAAGAAACGCATGCAGCCATTG GGAATCCTTGTTTTTGCCTCTGTCATGGCAACCCTGGGACTGCAGATCATCCTAGAGTCAATTCGCACACTAGCTTCTGAT GAGGATGGGTTCAGCTTGACCAAAGATCAAGAGAGATGGGTCGTGGGCATTATGCTCTCAGTAACTTTGGTTAAATTGCTTCTGATGCTTTATTGCCGCACTTTCAAGAACGAAATTGTTAAAGCCTATGCCCAGGATCACTTCTTTGATGTTATAACTAACATCATTGGTCTCGTTGCTGTGCTCCTTGCTAAGTATTTTGATGATTGGATGGACCCTGTTGGAGCTGTCATT CTGGCCTTGTACACCATTCGCACCTGGTCCTTGACGGTTTTGGAAAATGTGAATTCCCTAGTTGGAAAATCAGCTGCTCCAGAATATCTACAAAAACTAACATACCTTTGTTGGAACCATCACAAGGCGGTACGGCATATAGATACTGTGCGGGCTTACACCTTTGGCTCTCACTACTTTGTTGAGGTTGACATTGTCCTGCCAGCAGACATGCCCCTGCAAGTGGCGCATGACATAGGAGAAACGCTGCAGGAGAAGCTCGAGCTCTTGCCCGAAATCGAGCGTGCCTTTGTTCATCTAGATTATGAGTTCAGTCACAAGCCCGAGCACGCACAGTCACACTCATAA